A segment of the Phalacrocorax aristotelis chromosome 5, bGulAri2.1, whole genome shotgun sequence genome:
AAATTCTTGAAATGCCAGCCTCTCATATGCCTCTCAATGTGAACTATCATCAATCACTAAATCTGGAAAAGTAGAGAGCAAGTAAAAAGGTAGTTCAAGACAGCTAAATCTTAGCAGTTTGAAAGCTTCACATCTTAAATAGGATTTTCCTACCCAACCTCAGAAGAGCACTTTGCTGACtaaagagcaagaagaaagTGTCTTTAGTGCTTCAAAGGAAATGCTATCAGACTAATCATTTCCCTGAAAGTAAAGGTCCTTTGAGTTAATTAAAACCTTACTTGGTAGTCCTGTAAGTATACTTGTATGTAACCTCTCGAGAGATTTGCCGAGCTAGTGCGAAGAGTTCATCTCTCCTGGTCAGCAACGCGTTATCTTTTACGCACAGCTGAGCGGCTGCTTCATTAACTGTTAGCTGgaaattaaacacaaaaacaGGGATTCATGATTTTGCATACTTTCACCCGTTGTGCTTGTAAAAGTATCTATTtgtctgaaataataaaaaatttcaatTGCAAGTAAAATTACCTATAATTGTACGCTAAACCCTGGAGGGtttcttcagtttatttatACCCTTACTAAGCCAGGTAAGCCgctgggaagagaaaagatATAGATGTAGTTGATGCATTTAGTGTCCTTTAAAGTAAAACGTTATCGTAAGACTCTCTCAATGTGCACCGCTTGTGCCTCATCCCAGCATTAATTAAATCTCAGCATAAAACAGTAGCTCTGAACATTCACAGTGTTTGGCTCCTGAAGCCTGGCTTACAGGGAATACTATTTTTATAAACGCAATATGCCCAGGACgtggggacaaaaaaaaaaaacaccaccaaaaaaacaaaccacaaaacccctgACAGTGTGGGTACAGATGGCTTTCCCTGGTGAATACAGCATAAATTCTGTAGAAGGTGATGGTTTAAGAAAGGATTAAACTTTTTTTAGCTATGTTTCTCACCCTCGTGTTTGTGAAGACTATCTTCAGACATGAATCAAATGTAACTTGTTTCAAGGATGTTTTCCTGAGCCTGCTGGGACACATTTCTagtgcctctgctgctggcaatactttcataaagggaggggagggggggaagcctTAAAATGGTTTCACAATGCTCTTCAGAAGCTTATAGAAAGTGGTGATACTGTCATGAATTTTAACAGCTTAACAATACTGCTGTCTGAAAAGCTGATGGTCAACAGTATGgacaaacaacaaaattatCAGCACTAGAGACACTGAAACTGAGATGCTGGAGAGGAgcttccctgctccttccaCAGTACGCAGGGGCTGAAGAGACATTTTTACTTCTTCCTCATCTGAAGAACAGCCAGCGCTTGTAACGAGGCATAACAGCAAGAGGCCACCAGAATACTACAGGcgttttttttccaaagtgccCACAACTCTTCTACTCTTCATTTCTAGAAATTAAGCTCCTTTGAATGGCCTTGGCTTCCCGCAAATGAGCatggctgctttgctgctaCTGTCAACAGTATGTTCTCTATCTGTCTCAGACTGCTGAATATTACAAAGCAGCTAGGTTTTCCACAgcaaaatcagcattttcatgACGGATTGAGATGTGCCACCCCCAACCCTTGATCTGGCAGTGCAAAGAACAGCTGCAGTTCAGCGCACAGGGTTACGCGGCTGAGGATGGGCAGGACCGCACATGTATGACCTCAGACACCAAAAACACTGCTCGTACAAGAAGTCCTTTTCATGGAAGTGGACAGAAGGCAAGCTGAGGCCAGACCGGCTGGTGTGCAGTTAAATGGTGTCTCCTGGGAGAAGGCTAAGGAACTGACTCCTTTACTCCTCTGTCCACCACACTGCAGAACGTTACTCGTGAACTAAATTGCAGAGGCCAGCAACTCACCCGAAACACCCCACGCTCCATCCCTGAAGGATGGAAGCTGTCAGAGGTGAACAACACAAAACCATGCTGTCCTTCACTGCTGTGCTTGATGTCGCATTAaggcaaagtatttttttttcccctaatttgGATGACACTTGTTCTCCAGGGAcattgaagaaacaaaaacatgtaTCAGAAGAGCTGAGATTCTCCCAGTGGCCTGTGCCTGCGCAGTATTTCTAGTAAAACCCAACATAGAATTGCTGTTCCTAATATTTCAtaagcattttttcctgtgtttagCATAAAAGCCTCTAATCTGAGTAGGGCATTTCCTGTGACACCTGAATGCTAATCGGCATGCAAACATTAACAGGCGAACTAGATATGTTACCGGACCCTTCAGTCTCcgtacagacaaaaaaaatctcacacaGATCAGATGTACAAAGGTGGGAAGTTTAGGTTTAATCTGTGAAACATCCCTAGGTTACTATGTTCCTACAATACAGtgtactaaaattaaaaaatattacccCTTACACAGAACAGTTGTTCTACAATGtctgtcttttcagaaaaagctgggggggggggggggatggatgcaaaaataaaagattaataccacactaattaaaaaaattaccatcAAAGCAGGCATTCATTTCTGTAACAGCAATAGCTACTACTTTGCCGAGGATGAATAATATGGCTAACGCttacaaaataatttgagaTGGTTTTTTATCTCTCAAAGTGTTGAAAGGTTGCAAAAAGctgaaatgactgaaaatgcTTTGGGTAGTTGTAGGCAAATGCTGTTTATCCTAATATATGAGAAAAGCCAAAtgtatgtatgtttgttttATCTGGTTTCTTCTTTCAGGTCACATCCAGACTTACTGAATTGAAGTGCATTACGGCTTCCTGCCTTTTCAGGAGGCATAATCCTGCAGAAAGAAAGTGTTGCATGCCTAAAAAGAAAGATTCTGTTTGCTGGAAGACTTAATGATATGGAGCAGCGCATAACCATACAGGCTATATGGAAACGGATGGGTATATTCCTATTCGATGGGGTTCATAGTTTCCCCCACTAAAAAACACATGATTAAATACCAAGCCCTGCTGGTTTGGTGagtcagcaaaagaaaaggaagagccTGAGCTAGACAAAATGTATGACTTGCATTTCTTATACCTGTTTCTCACACTATTAgataggactttttttttcgGTTTTATAGGTACCTAGACAAGCACTGAAATATTAACACGCAAATTATAAATCTGACTCAAATATGCATGGGTCACCAAGTTCAAGAGCATGCCTCATACTCATCCCTCCTCCAGACCAACTTTAAAGTGCTCTCTGTGCTTGAAAAAGCTGTGTAATACCAAGACAATGGGATGGATTAAGGACAGTATGTTTATTAGTTTTGGAACGTCTTTGAAAGATTCTGCATCAGATTTTATGCTAGATCAGTGCCTTACTCAGATAATCCTACCAAGAGCATACACTTCGAAACCAGCTGAGCGCCTACTGCTCTCACTGGCCTCTAATGGCTGCTCAAGCCCTCTGAGACACTCTTGTGTTCATAATGAAACTGACAATATTCTAATTCACCACTAATAATTCCATCAAGTTTGAGTTTAATTTGCACACAACTCCACTCTGCTTGAGGAGCCAGATACACCCTGCTTTACATTAAGAAGCTAACCACTACTTAAGTTTTTTAAATTCACAGCGAAGTTTATTCAGCTGTTCACTGCCAGCTGCAAGGAGAAACCTTGATCTGTGAGGCAGAATGACAGCCTTGGAATGTGTTAACACGTGCAGAAAAACAGTCTCTGGACAAGCAGAAACTTACCTCCCTGGTTGTTTAAGATCCTCACTTCTGAGCAGCAAATTGTTTAAGCCatcaaaaacaaaaatccattgAAGTTGAGTTTACAAAAGGCAAAATCTGGtttagcagattttaaaaaaaagaatggtcTCATTGCTCCTATTTGTATATTTCctgctttaaaatggaaatggagaGAAAACTGTTCAGGACAAAACTTTGTGAAATCCGGCCTCTTTAAGCAAACAGTAACCCAATTATAAGCAAATTCTTCTTGCTTGCATGTGTGCAGTTCCCATCAAGTTCAGCGAGGCCCCACATGCGTAAGTGAGGCATAAGTCAACCACATAGTCCTTTGATCTTGTGCCCTAAATCATAATAGCGatagaaatatttcctaaagcCAAACCATGCTCTCATTCCATTTTTAAACATGCTTTTACAGTGATATAGTAGAGATCTGTAGTgcagtactaaaaaaaaaaattaacaaggcAGAGCAGTCATCCTATCTTCCAGTTCTTCACTACCCTGCTCCTTCCAACCACCACCCCACTATTCACTCCTCCAGATTCACAGAGCCACTCCTGAGCCCACCACATGCCTGACACAAGCTGCCCCCAGCGCCCACCTCCCATTACACTGCTGGATGCTGGGAAACTATCCTATGAGAAGTCTGCCCAGACTTCAGAGTATGTTCTGCAGCCGCTACCCCAGAGAGAGACTGTGAAAGCGCACGGCTGCACACCTTGACTGCCTCCATCCTCAGATGGGGAGAACCCCCTTTCTCCAAATCCTGACTCTGCAGCAACTTACACAGGCCATCTACACAATTAATCCTTTCAAACCCTGCCTTCATCTCATACGCAACTTGTTCTGTTATGGGAGGGACTTCCACAAGGTCAGAGGAGTAAGAGGAGATCTGTTCTTGCACACTGGATGAATTCATAGATTGTAAGTGTACAACATAAAGCCACAAAGCACCTAAGTGAAAGATGCACAGCTAAAACTGTGTGGTAGAAATGTGGGTGACTACTGATGAGTTGCCTCAGAAGTGTCTCCCCAGTCTGTAGTAAAAGCCCTACTGAAGTAACTGCTGGTGATGTGCAGTTGCCTtgtaaatatacatacataaacaaaaatgtaaagaaacacgccttttttccttctgcccttcTACTCAGAAGCATAAAGAGAACCTAGTCTTACGCTACGGATCACACACCTACAAAACTACTCCTTGAAGCGAAAAAAGGCTAAAGCCAGTACAGTTTTTTGGCACtcctgtaacataaacattGCCTTTCCTTTTGGGAGCTAAGCCTTACATGCCAAATTTTAAATCCAACTGAAATTTTGCAATCACTGTTAACCGTGAAAATGCTGATGCAGCATTCATATCAACAGCATTTTGGCACTGCTTTGAATTAATGTTTGTTCTCCTCTCATACTGTACTTTGGCGCTAGGGAACTATTCCCCGCACAGACACACCTATTGCATTACAACATATGCAGTGTGAGCCTCAAGAATAccagaagagaagcaaaggagGCCCATACAGACTTTTAAGGACAAGAGGGAACAGATGCTACGCAGGTATTAAAAGGACAAACCTTCAAATAACAGCCATCCATCAATACTGGAGACagtcctttcccttcctcctcacacagTGTGCACGTCGCTTGACAGCTTAAGACCACTGtgcccaaaaaaccccacaggttGTAAAATTAAGCTTCATCCCAATTCAGACACAAAacatcccatcccaccaggtttAGAGACCGCATCAGCAGAGCCCTTTTTACCTCAAGGGCACAAGCTACAGAGCTAGGTCTCAAGGTGAGGGAAGACAGCAGAGGGTTTTAACCAAGCCAGGTGATCCTGTTACCAGACACAAGCAATTTTAGTTACTAATCTTCCAAACAACCAGTCTACTCTCAAAGCTGCAAGGGAATAGCACGACAggactgctttaaaaatgtgccAAAAGCCTAGAATCCCAAGGGCCATGCTCAGTGCAATACTGGCTTGCTATTTCAGTGCCAACCTGTTTAAACCCTCTGACAGGCCACACCAGTGACCGAGTAatctgatgacaccaagttgaagtcacacatgcacacaccctcccaaaaaagccaaaaaagggTACTTCTGTTGCACCTGAGATTTCCAGCCCAGGACAGGACAGCCTACGGCTCCTGTAAGACACACAACTCTTATCACCCAGTGAGAAGTGCCCGTACAAGAAGCGTACCATGAACAGCATCTCATAAAAGGCATAGGAATAGGGGAGGAAGCCAACTGTCACTCAGGTATTTTACCTCGTGGAGGGTGAGATGCTTGCCATCCTTTCTTTTCGAGTCAAATCTGCCATATATTGCACTGTACTTCCTGATCTCCTCCTCTTTGTGAGGGTCCTCATCACTCATCTCAAAGATGTGACCAATCATCTTTGCCAgtttcttatttgttttcagtaactccTTGACTTCATTTGAGTCACTTTTGGGCAGGGAGGGAACCATACGTTCTACACATTCAGCAactgacagagcagcagcagcatccagggtctcactgttttcctttggtgAAGCTGGAGAGCCGAGGTCAGCCGGGGAAAGACTATGTTCGCTCTCTGTGGTGTGGTGCCCTTGCCAGAGTCTCGGTTCACTGCCGCTCTGCAGTGATAAGTTCCCCACCACATCAGATTTGCTTGCGCCCACGCTTTGCACACACGTCGTGGCAGCACATTTTGGAATCTTCAGGTGAGGCTCTCTGGTGCTGCTGTTCCTTTCATAACTGCTGCAGGATATCCCCAGCCACGCAGGAGACCCTTCCGGCAGCTTATATATTGGAATGCTGCTGACCGGTAAGGAGGTGAGAGGCTGGTTAAAAAGACCGGGGTTTGTGACCCAGTCCCTCAAAGCCTTCTGCAACCTTCGGACATGAAGGGGCTTGCTAGCCATGCCTACGAGAGCCATTATCTCCAAAAACTCCTCTTCACCTGCTTCACAGAGCTGCTGGACATCATCGCCACCCTGCTGAATGAAGGCATCGAAGTAGAATAAGAGATTTGCTTTTTGTAGTATTCGATACAGCTGCAATTCCCCAAGGGTTCTGGGTAGAGCTGACGCCATCACGGATGACAGAACCTGCAAACAGTAAAAACAGAGATAAGATGAGCACCAGAACGCTGATGTCCAAGTGCATTCCCCCCCACCGCACACTCTTCCCTAAGGCTGTCAACTCAGAGGACAGGATGTCTTTCTCTCATTATAAG
Coding sequences within it:
- the NAB1 gene encoding NGFI-A-binding protein 1 isoform X1 — its product is MASALPRTLGELQLYRILQKANLLFYFDAFIQQGGDDVQQLCEAGEEEFLEIMALVGMASKPLHVRRLQKALRDWVTNPGLFNQPLTSLPVSSIPIYKLPEGSPAWLGISCSSYERNSSTREPHLKIPKCAATTCVQSVGASKSDVVGNLSLQSGSEPRLWQGHHTTESEHSLSPADLGSPASPKENSETLDAAAALSVAECVERMVPSLPKSDSNEVKELLKTNKKLAKMIGHIFEMSDEDPHKEEEIRKYSAIYGRFDSKRKDGKHLTLHELTVNEAAAQLCVKDNALLTRRDELFALARQISREVTYKYTYRTTKSKCGERDELSPKRIKIEDGYPDFQDAVQTLYQQDKMPLALAKGKSEDSTALNSQSEKVMAKQMEFLCNQAALERRLSTGCYRQNSEEHSPNGMSLDNADGQVFHCEQLPGERPLNLRMSNLPSRQLQHISLDGEQHVGKPLCSDLIRLYPSGEAKSQSSEGLGILKDFPHSAFNNIERKVIKTEPEDTR
- the NAB1 gene encoding NGFI-A-binding protein 1 isoform X2, whose translation is MASALPRTLGELQLYRILQKANLLFYFDAFIQQGGDDVQQLCEAGEEEFLEIMALVGMASKPLHVRRLQKALRDWVTNPGLFNQPLTSLPVSSIPIYKLPEGSPAWLGISCSSYERNSSTREPHLKIPKCAATTCVQSVGASKSDVVGNLSLQSGSEPRLWQGHHTTESEHSLSPADLGSPASPKENSETLDAAAALSVAECVERMVPSLPKSDSNEVKELLKTNKKLAKMIGHIFEMSDEDPHKEEEIRKYSAIYGRFDSKRKDGKHLTLHELTVNEAAAQLCVKDNALLTRRDELFALARQISREVTYKYTYRTTKSKCGERDELSPKRIKIEDGYPDFQDAVQTLYQQDKMPLALAKGKSEDSTALNSQSEKVMAKQMEFLCNQAALERRLSTGCYRQNSEEHSPNGMSLDNADGQGERPLNLRMSNLPSRQLQHISLDGEQHVGKPLCSDLIRLYPSGEAKSQSSEGLGILKDFPHSAFNNIERKVIKTEPEDTR